The following are from one region of the Actinoplanes sp. L3-i22 genome:
- a CDS encoding EAL domain-containing protein, producing MPQRTETAEQVADLLRTARQSLGMGLAFLSRMDGTVQTLEVVDSELPLPDGTTRPQATSFCQVIMDGELPPVIPDVTGFPAAMRLPGAQLGIRSYISVPVELSDGSVYGTFCSAGFQADPQLADRDRVLMQVLAHAAALIIEPDVRRRRRNAGIEQRLRPLMDSGPVVLLQPIIDLATGRRVGAEALSRFPREWNQPPDEVFADAGLIGERESLELAALRRAADHLPDVSGYVAMNISPATLFTPAGVQLLSALPLPRIVLELSEHDPIHDYDHLTAVLAPLRARGMRLAIDDVGAGFSSLRHIVATAPDVIKLDRSIVAGVAGDRVLSVVVHALVELADAVGATVVAEGIEVAPDAAALAGLGVGLGQGWHFDRATTADQLRDDYQLTTTAV from the coding sequence ATGCCGCAACGCACCGAAACGGCCGAGCAGGTCGCCGACCTGCTCCGGACCGCCCGGCAGTCGCTCGGGATGGGCCTGGCCTTCCTGAGCCGGATGGACGGGACGGTGCAGACCCTCGAGGTGGTCGACTCGGAGCTGCCGTTGCCGGACGGCACGACCCGGCCGCAGGCGACCTCGTTCTGTCAGGTGATCATGGATGGCGAGCTACCGCCGGTGATCCCGGACGTCACCGGCTTCCCGGCGGCGATGCGGCTGCCCGGCGCCCAGCTGGGCATCCGCAGCTACATCTCGGTGCCGGTGGAGCTCAGCGACGGCAGCGTCTACGGGACGTTCTGCAGCGCCGGTTTCCAGGCCGACCCGCAGCTCGCCGACCGCGACCGGGTGCTCATGCAGGTGCTGGCGCACGCCGCCGCGCTGATCATCGAACCGGACGTCCGGCGGCGGCGCCGCAACGCCGGGATCGAGCAGCGGCTGCGTCCGCTGATGGACTCCGGCCCGGTCGTGTTGCTGCAGCCGATCATCGACCTGGCCACCGGGCGCCGGGTCGGCGCCGAGGCGCTCAGCCGGTTCCCGCGGGAGTGGAATCAGCCGCCGGACGAGGTGTTCGCCGACGCCGGCCTGATCGGCGAGCGGGAGAGTCTCGAACTGGCGGCACTGCGCCGGGCCGCGGACCATCTCCCGGACGTCTCCGGTTACGTCGCGATGAACATCTCCCCGGCGACGCTGTTCACGCCGGCCGGCGTGCAGCTGCTCAGCGCTCTGCCGCTGCCCCGGATCGTGCTCGAACTCTCCGAACACGACCCGATCCACGACTACGACCACCTGACCGCGGTCCTGGCGCCGCTGCGGGCCCGGGGGATGCGCCTGGCCATCGACGACGTCGGCGCGGGCTTCTCCTCGCTGCGGCACATCGTCGCCACCGCCCCCGACGTGATCAAGCTGGACCGCAGCATCGTCGCCGGCGTGGCCGGCGACCGCGTGCTGTCGGTGGTGGTGCACGCCCTGGTCGAGCTCGCCGACGCGGTCGGCGCCACGGTGGTCGCCGAGGGGATCGAGGTCGCGCCGGACGCGGCCGCGCTGGCCGGCCTGGGCGTGGGCCTGGGCCAGGGCTGGCACTTCGACCGCGCCACCACGGCCGACCAGCTGCGCGACGACTACCAGCTCACGACAACCGCCGTCTAG
- a CDS encoding RidA family protein, with amino-acid sequence MSDIADRLTELGLTLPPPLVPPPGVRLPFRSVHVVGDLAYIAGHGPQTADGSLSPLRGKVGAQLTPEQGYQAARLTGLSILSSLARELGDLDRIAAWGRVFGMVNAAPGFDRLPEVINGFSDLVLDVFGPETGAHTRSAVGLAELPFGLPVEIEGQVHLRR; translated from the coding sequence ATGAGCGACATCGCCGACCGCCTCACCGAACTCGGCCTGACCCTCCCGCCCCCGCTCGTCCCGCCGCCCGGGGTGCGTCTGCCGTTCCGCTCCGTGCACGTCGTCGGCGACCTCGCCTACATCGCCGGGCACGGCCCGCAGACCGCCGACGGCAGCCTGTCCCCGCTGCGCGGCAAGGTCGGCGCCCAGCTCACCCCGGAGCAGGGCTACCAGGCAGCCCGGCTGACCGGCCTGTCGATCCTGTCCAGCCTGGCCCGCGAACTCGGCGACCTGGACCGCATCGCCGCCTGGGGCCGCGTCTTCGGCATGGTCAACGCCGCCCCCGGCTTCGACCGCCTGCCCGAGGTCATCAACGGCTTCTCCGACCTGGTGCTCGACGTGTTCGGCCCGGAGACCGGCGCACACACCCGCAGCGCGGTCGGCCTGGCCGAGCTGCCGTTCGGCCTCCCGGTGGAGATCGAGGGCCAGGTCCACCTGCGCCGCTGA
- a CDS encoding M15 family metallopeptidase: MMALARLLAGVAALSMAFVAPAPAAARVPGFVAISRADPSILSDIRYASRHNFIGRPIDGYREPLCILTTEAATALSVAQRAAVRRGYSLKVYDCYRPQRAVDDFVAWAEDLGDTAMKAEFYPDLDKSVLFEQGYIAAKSGHSRGSTLDLTLVKLPPRAQPAYRPGKPLVSCKAPVSERFPDNTIDMGTGYDCFDTLANTLDPRVTGRPLDNRLLLKRIMTDAGFTNYDLEWWHYTLAGEPYPDTYFDFPVALRSI, translated from the coding sequence ATGATGGCTTTGGCACGCCTGCTGGCCGGTGTCGCGGCTCTGTCGATGGCGTTCGTGGCGCCGGCGCCGGCCGCGGCGCGGGTGCCCGGCTTTGTGGCGATCTCGCGGGCCGACCCCTCGATCCTGTCCGACATCCGGTATGCGAGCAGGCACAACTTCATCGGGCGGCCGATCGACGGATACCGGGAGCCGCTCTGCATCCTGACGACCGAGGCGGCGACGGCGTTGAGTGTGGCGCAGCGGGCGGCGGTGCGTCGGGGCTATTCGCTCAAGGTTTACGACTGTTACCGGCCGCAACGTGCGGTCGACGATTTCGTCGCGTGGGCCGAGGATCTCGGGGACACGGCGATGAAGGCCGAGTTCTATCCAGATCTGGACAAATCGGTGCTGTTCGAGCAGGGCTACATCGCGGCGAAGTCCGGGCACAGCCGGGGCAGCACGCTCGACCTGACGCTGGTGAAACTGCCGCCTCGGGCGCAGCCGGCCTATCGCCCGGGAAAGCCGCTGGTGTCCTGCAAGGCGCCGGTGTCCGAGCGTTTTCCGGACAACACCATTGACATGGGTACGGGGTATGACTGCTTCGACACGCTCGCGAACACTCTGGATCCGCGGGTCACGGGGCGGCCGCTGGACAACCGGCTGCTGCTCAAGCGGATCATGACCGATGCCGGGTTCACCAACTACGACCTGGAGTGGTGGCACTACACGCTGGCCGGGGAGCCGTACCCGGACACCTACTTCGATTTCCCGGTCGCACTCCGCTCGATCTGA